One Polaribacter reichenbachii genomic window, AACGCATTATACTTTTGTAAAGGTTTCAAAAAAATCAACTAAAAAATTAACAAAAACTTTTATCGATTTAATTTTGATAAACACCATTCTACCTTTAAAATTTGTGTATTTAAATAATAGAAACGAGTTTTTAAATGATGATTTTCTAAAACAAATAAAATCAGAAAAAAATAGTATTATTTCTAAGTTTTCTGATTTAAAAATTGAAGCTAAAAACGCAATGGAAAGTCAAGCTTTGTTAACGCTTAAAAACAACTATTGCACAAAGAAACGTTGTTTACATTGTGCAATAGGTAATAATTTATTGAGAAAATAAATTTTATTTAGCGTCTAAAATTTCTTTGATTTTAGCCATACAATCTCTGTAATGATACTTTGTAATTCTATTTACACCTCTGTTTTTTGCGATGGTTAATTGAAAGTTTAAGCTTTGCAATTCACCTCTAAGAATAGAAGAAATGTCAGAATTTTTAGTTTCTTTAGAATTTAGTAAAGTACCCATTCTATCAATTAAAGATTTCTGTAGATTACGTCTAAAAACATCAACATTTTTAGTGTAATTTGCTTCAGAAAAAATACCAGTTCTTAAATCACGAATCATACTTAAAGCATCGTAACTTTTAGGGTTTATAATTTCTGCATCAATCATTCTTTCTAATTTTGATGTGTTTAAAAGCGAATACAATTGTCTGGTTTGTAAACGTAACATTGTATTTGTATAACCACTTTCATCAATATTTGCTAAAATTTTAGGATCTAACAACCAATCTTGAGTAGCAAAAGCATTTTTTTGCAACCAAATCATAGCTTCTTTTTGCTTTTCTCTAGCTACAGGTTCGTAAACCAATCCTTCTTGTACAGGTTTTTTATTGAATTCGTAAATACCACCAATATTACCAGTAACGTGACCAACATATCTGCTCCAAACACCTAAAAGTTCTCCATATAATTCAGATAAATCTTCATAGTTATTAGTTTGATCTGATGTCCATTTAGGTAAGTTTTTTGCAACTATTTTTAAGTTTTTTACACCATAAGTAGATGCTTTTACTTGATCATTTCCAATACCTTCTGTTTGTGCTGAAGGATCAAAACGTTGTGCGCCAAATCTATAAATAGGATCATCAGCTTTTTCTTCAATCCATTTGTCTAGCGTTTTAACTTCTTGTTCTGGTGTTTTTGCTGATGGAATTTTGCGATAACCCCAATTAATTGAATAATGATCATAAGGTCCTAATTGACGTACGAATCTTATGTTTTCATCACCTGGTTGCGCTATATAATTATAACGAGCATAATCCATAATTGTAGCAGCAATTCCCATTTTTTGAGTAAATTTTCCAGAACGTAAAGAATCTACAGGATAAGCGTAACTTGCAGCCATATTATGTGGTAAACCTAATGCGTGACCAACTTCGTGAGAAATTACCATGCGCATCATTTCACCAATTTCTTCTGCAGGTGTATCTAAAGTTCTTGCAGAAGGATTTGCAGCACCAGTTTCTAATAAATATCTATTTCTGTAAGAACGTAAATGGTTGTGATACCAAATAATATCACTCTCAAGAATTTCTCCAGTTCTTGGGTCAGAAACACTTGGACCAGTTGCATTTCTTGTTGTGCTTGCAACATATCTAATAGAAGAATACCGAACATCTTCCATGCTAAATTCTGGATCTTCTTCTTTAGTAGGTGCATATTTAGCCATAATTGCATTTTTAAAACCAGCAGTTTCAAAAACTTTAGCCCAATCATCTACACCTTGTTTAATGTATTTTTTTAATTTATCTGGTGTACCAGGGTCTAAATAATATACAATTGGTTTTATAGGTTCTACCAATTCACCACGATTGTAAGCGTCAATATCTTTAGGTTCTAAACGCCATCTTCTAATATATCTTTTGTCGTCTGCTTTTAATGCCTCTGAGCTATAATCTACATTTCCAAGTGAGAAATAACCTACACGTTTGTCATATAATCTAGGCATCATTTTATCTTCTGGTAACACAATCATAGATTGATTTACACGAATTGTAATAGTGTTTGTTCTAGAATTACTTGGTGGTGCATCAGCATCAAAAGTAAAATCTTGTACAACTTCTATATTGTTAGGGTAGCTTTTTATAGAGTTGATAAAACTTCTAGAAGCATCTAATCTTTTTACTTTGTAAGTTCTTCTGTAACGTGCAGGTAATGCAGAAATTGCTTTGATATCTGATGTGAAAAATTTAGTAACATCAACCAAAACAGCTGTTGAATCTGTATTCTGAGTTTTTACATCGAAAGCGTAAATAATTGGTTCTAGGTTATTGACTTTTACAGATTTGTAAATAGGTAAAGAATCATTGGCAACTGCGTTATAAGATTTTACTTTTAATAAAATTTTATTTTGAAATTCTTCCCAAACAACAACTTGGGTATTAATTTTAGAACCAGCATTTACATAGCCACCACCTAAACCAGCAGGGATTTCTTTAATTCTAGTAACCAATAACATTTCTTTTCCTAAATGTGATTTTGGAATTTCGTAAATGAATTTGTTGTTAGTGTTGTGTACTTTAAATAAACCTTCATCTGATTTTGTTTTTGCAGTAACAAAATCTGAATATTTTGGAGTTTTACTTTTTTTAGGTGTTGCTTTTGTGGATGTTTGTTCGGTTTTTTCTTTTTTTGATTTCTTTTTTTGTGCTTTTATTTCTGTTTGAAAAGCAAATACAGAAATCATTGAAAAGAGTAATAGTTTCTTCATAAGTTATGTTAATTGGGAATTGAAACTTCTAAAGTAAGTAAAACTGGAAATAGAAACTCTTTAGGTTTTGTTAAAAAAATAATAATCTTGTTTCGATTTGTTATTTATTTAATATCTTTTTAATAAAATTGATTTTACTTATTAAGTAAATTGTATTTAAAGATAAAATTAAAAGAAAAGTAAAAATATGAACTAAAAAAAGGTAGCATTTCAATGCTTAATTTAGTGGTGATAAAATTGTTGTTTATTAATTTTATAAACTGAAAATTGCTAATTGAAAAAATATGCTAAAGATGGTATTTTAGAAATTGAAGATATTTCTAAATTTATAAAAACACAGCATCAGTTTGTAATCAATCATCAATTAGATCAATTAGTAGTTCCAGAAGAAAAACCTTTTATCCCAAGTAAAAAATCAACATTCAATCATTTAAAATTAAGTAACTTTTAAATGATTATTAATATAAACTTCTAAATTTAGTTGGATTCGATTCGTGCATAATTGCATACACTTTTTCGAAAATATCTTCAACTGAAGGTTTAGAGAAATAATCGCCATCAGTACCATAAGCAGGTCTATGTGGTTTTGATGTTAATGTAGATGGTTTACTGTCTAAATACTGATACCCGTTTTGGTTTTCTATAATTTCTTGTAAAATATAAGCAGAAGCTCCACCAGGCACATCTTCATCAACTACTAATAGTTTG contains:
- a CDS encoding zinc-dependent metalloprotease translates to MKKLLLFSMISVFAFQTEIKAQKKKSKKEKTEQTSTKATPKKSKTPKYSDFVTAKTKSDEGLFKVHNTNNKFIYEIPKSHLGKEMLLVTRIKEIPAGLGGGYVNAGSKINTQVVVWEEFQNKILLKVKSYNAVANDSLPIYKSVKVNNLEPIIYAFDVKTQNTDSTAVLVDVTKFFTSDIKAISALPARYRRTYKVKRLDASRSFINSIKSYPNNIEVVQDFTFDADAPPSNSRTNTITIRVNQSMIVLPEDKMMPRLYDKRVGYFSLGNVDYSSEALKADDKRYIRRWRLEPKDIDAYNRGELVEPIKPIVYYLDPGTPDKLKKYIKQGVDDWAKVFETAGFKNAIMAKYAPTKEEDPEFSMEDVRYSSIRYVASTTRNATGPSVSDPRTGEILESDIIWYHNHLRSYRNRYLLETGAANPSARTLDTPAEEIGEMMRMVISHEVGHALGLPHNMAASYAYPVDSLRSGKFTQKMGIAATIMDYARYNYIAQPGDENIRFVRQLGPYDHYSINWGYRKIPSAKTPEQEVKTLDKWIEEKADDPIYRFGAQRFDPSAQTEGIGNDQVKASTYGVKNLKIVAKNLPKWTSDQTNNYEDLSELYGELLGVWSRYVGHVTGNIGGIYEFNKKPVQEGLVYEPVAREKQKEAMIWLQKNAFATQDWLLDPKILANIDESGYTNTMLRLQTRQLYSLLNTSKLERMIDAEIINPKSYDALSMIRDLRTGIFSEANYTKNVDVFRRNLQKSLIDRMGTLLNSKETKNSDISSILRGELQSLNFQLTIAKNRGVNRITKYHYRDCMAKIKEILDAK
- a CDS encoding DUF4291 domain-containing protein, with amino-acid sequence MKKYAKDGILEIEDISKFIKTQHQFVINHQLDQLVVPEEKPFIPSKKSTFNHLKLSNF